In the genome of Dasypus novemcinctus isolate mDasNov1 chromosome 30, mDasNov1.1.hap2, whole genome shotgun sequence, one region contains:
- the LOC131276804 gene encoding olfactory receptor 7A17-like: MGLGNETQISEFFLLGFSEDPEVQPLLFWLFLSIYLLTIFGNLLIILVFITDSHLHTPMYFFISNLSLCDIGLSSTTVPKMLVNIQAQSRVITYTGCITQMYFFTIFAGLDDFLLAVMAYDRFVAICHPLHYTVIMNPQICVLMVLGSWIMSFIHSCLQGLKVLWLSFCTHAEIPHFFCELRQMIQLACSDTFFNCLAMYLIHGVMGGSPLGWILFSYSKIVSSIRAISSAQGKYKAFSTCASHLLVVSLFYCTGVGMYISSAASHNTHSGSSASVMYTVITPMLNPFIYSLRNKDIRGALNKCFGGKSEK; the protein is encoded by the coding sequence atgggacttggaaatgaaacacaaatttcagaattttttctccTGGGATTTTCAGAGGATCCAGAagtgcagcccctcctcttttGGCTGTTCCTGTCCATTTACCTGCTCACCATCTTTGGGAACCTGCTCATAATCCTGGTCTTCATCACTGATtctcacctccacacacccatgtatttcttcatCTCCAACCTGTCCCTTTGTGACATCGGTTTATcctccaccactgtcccaaagatgtTGGTGAACATCCAGGCACAGAGCAGAGTCATAACCTACACAGGCTGCATCACCCAGATGTACTTTTTCACGATCTTTGCTGGGTTGGATGACTTCCTTCTGGCCGTGATGGCCTATGAtcgctttgtggccatctgccacccccttcactacacagtcatcatgaacccccagaTCTGTGTCCTGATGGTTCTGGGGTCCTGGATCATGAGCTTTATACATTCCTGTTTACAAGGGTTAAAGGTATTATGGCTGTCTTTTTGCACACATGCAGAAATCccacactttttctgtgaacttcgtCAGATGATCCAACTTGCCTGTTCTGACACTTTTTTCAACTGCTTAGCAATGTATTTAATACATGGAGTGATGGGAGGGAGTCCCCTTGGTTGGAtacttttctcttactctaagatTGTTTCCTCCATACGTGCAATCTCATCAGCTCAGGGgaagtataaagcattttccacCTGTGCATCTCACCTCTTGGTGGTCTCCCTATTTTATTGTACAGGCGTAGGGATGTATATAAGTTCTGCTGCTTCACACAACACACATTCAGGTTCAtcagcctcagtgatgtacactgtGATCACTCCTatgctgaaccccttcatctacagTCTGAGGAATAAAGACATAAGGGGGGCTCTGAACAAATGCTTTGGAGGAAAGTCTGAAAAGTGA